Part of the Triticum urartu cultivar G1812 chromosome 2, Tu2.1, whole genome shotgun sequence genome, ccttagtttgcaggctaagaaaatcgtcagaggtcttatacctcttgacgtgggcacgagcctgaaatcccaatttcagccctcgaaacatctcatatgtttcgcaacgtttcaaaacgtctttggtgcctcaactctaaaccgtttaactgaactatcacgtagttatcaaaatgtgtatgtcagatgttcgcaacatccacagacgacgttcgaggttcagcacactgagcggtgtattaaggacataagccttctatgaagcaatgaggacaatcctcagtttacggacctagtacgcataattgctactatcatctttcaactaaattttctctaggaacatatctaaacagtagaactgaagcacgagctacgacatttgcgaagaccttttgactatgttcaggataattaagttcatcttatgaactcccactcagatagacatccctctagtcatctaagtgattacatgatccgagtcaactaggccgtgtccgatcatcacgtgagacggactagtcaacatcggtgaacatcttcatgttgatcgtatcttctatacgactcatgttcgacctttcggtcttctgtgttccgaggccatgtatgtacatgctaggctcgtcaagtcaacctaagtgtttgcatgtgtaaatctgtcttacacccgttgtatgtgaacgttggaatctatcacacccgatcatcacgtggtgcttcgaaacaacgaactttcgcaacggtgcacagttagggggaacactttcttgaaattttaatgagggatcatcttatttactaccgtcgttctaagcaaataagatgtataaacatgataaacatcacatgcaatcaaatagtgacatgatatggccaatatcatattgctccttttgatctccatcttcggggctccatgatcatcatcgtcaccggcatgacaccatgatctccatcatcgtgtcttcatgaagttgtctcgccaactattacttctactactacagctaacggttagcaataaagtaaagtaattacatgacgtttatgttgacacgcaggtcataaataaattaagacaactcctatggctcctgccggttgtcatactcatcgacatgcaagtcgtgattcctattacaagaacatgatcatctcatacgtcacatatatcattcatcacatcctttggccatatcacatcacatagcataccctgcaaaaacaagttagacgtcctctaattgttgtttgcatgttttacgtggctgctatgggtttctagcaagaacgtttcttacctatgcaaaaaccacaacgtgatatgccaattgctatttacccttcataaggacccttttcatcgaatccgatccgactaaagtgggagagacagacacccgccagccaccttatgcaactagtgcatgtcagtcgatggaaccggtctcacgtaagcgtacgtgtaaggttggtccgggccgcttcatcccacaatgccgctgaatcaagattggactagtaacggtaagcatattgaacaaaatcaacgcccacaactactttgtgttctactcatgcatagaaactacgcatagacctagctcatgatgccactgttggggaacgtagcagaaattcaaaattttcctatgtgtcaccaagatctatctatggagaaactagcaacgaggggaaggatagtgcatctacatacccttgtagatcgctacgcggaagcgttcaagcgaacggggttgatggagtcgtactcgtcgtgattcaaatcaccgatgatcctagtgccgaacggacggcacctccgtgttcaacacacgtacagcccggtgacgtctcctacgccttgatccagcaaggggagaaggagaggttggggaagactccatctagcaacagcacgacggcgtggtggtggtggaggagcgtggtacatcagcagggcttcgccaagcaccgcaagagacgaggagggagaggggtagggctgcgccaagaaggagaggaacacgtgtgtgttgggcagcccaaacctcaagtatatataggggaaggggaggggctgcgcccccacctagggttccctccctaggggtggcggcagccccctagatcccatctaggggcggccaaggggaggggagagggggaggcgcaccagggtgggccttagggcccatctgccctagggtttgcccccttcccctctccctTGTGCCTTGGGCCgttgtggggggcgcaccagcccacctggggctggtcccctcccacacttggcccatgcagccctctggggcttgtggccccacttggtggacccccgggaccctctcggtggtcccggtacgttaccgataaaccccgaaacttttccggcgaccaaaacaggacttcccatatataaatctttaccttcggaccattccgtaactcctcgtgacgtccgggatctcatccgggactctgaacaacattcggtaaccacgtatatctattccctataaccctagcgtcatcgaaccttaagtgtgtagaccctacgggttcgggagacatgcagacatgaccgagatgactctccggtcaataaccaacagcgggatctggatacccatgttggctcccacatgttccacgatgatctcatcggatgaaccacgatgtcgaggacttaatcaatcccgtatacaattccctttgtctagcggtacgatacttgcccgagattcgatcgtcggtatcccgataccttgttcaatctcattactggcaagtctcttttactcgttccgtaacacatcatcccgtgatcaactccttgatcacattgtgcacattatgatgatgtcctaccgagtggcccagagatacctctccgtttacacggagtgacaaatcccagtctcgattcgtgccaacccaacagacactttcggagatacctgtaatgtacctttatagccacccagttacgttgtgacgtttggcacacccaaagaattcctacggtatccgggagttgcacaatctcacggtctaaggaaatgatacttgacattagaaaagctttagcatacgaactacatgatcttgtgctaggcttaggattgggtcttgtccatcacatcattctcctaatgatgtgatcccgttatcaacgacatccaatgtccatggtcaggaaaccgtaaccatctattgatcaacgagctagtcaactagaggcttactagggacatggtgttgtctatgtatccacacatgtatctgagtttcctatcaatacaattctagcatggataataaacgattatcatgaacaaggaaatataataataaccaatttattattgcctctaaggcatatttccaacatgtaGTCCTCAacccagaccccagggtctgtcgttccgttgtacgcctctatgtttacgggtttgaatccctctggaaattcatggtccaacacctcatcggtgaaacatagggggtgtacggcacccctgtatttgggtgtaccgtggtgttgggatgtttgttgtgttgcattgcgtgctggagcGTGCTTGCGTGgcccatagatggatctggttgcgccgtccttttgatgcgagccctcatgtggatcgcgtactggcttatgtgcggcgtcgtttgccgctctatgttggccacgaggtcgtctatccgaccggatggccattttgttttttgattgcgggggatctaaggcctcctcatcgaattcaggtagcaactttcgcttcgggtagctcttggtgtggcgattaccgccgtacttcgctgcagtgttgagtacttcactccatctgattctgagtgtgtcttgtgcagccctgagcctttgcttctgctttttcagactcctcgcactggcaacaagcctttgatgggtattctgttgctccgggtgcctgtccagtgtgatgtcatccggactgttatcttcgacggagtcaggttgttcggtttgattctccattttgccgtggtcggacgatggttcaatgccgtgtttgtcgtccgctggctcgccttgctctatcgctgggtttatatgatcgctgcttctgccgaggcgggatttggagcggcgcttacgccgccgctttgactgcttctcgagggaacaacccttcgctacGTCCTTACGTTcttcgtcgtcgttttctttggctgtgtccaccatgtatacatcatatgatgaagtgggcgtccagtgccctgtgggtagtggttcctgttcgtctcctgcatcgtcgtccataccgtcgatgccttcggagtcgaagtcgagcatggcagtcaaatcatcgacagtggctactaagtgggtggtgggtgggcgtcgaatttcttcgtcatccgcatcccaattctgtcggacatagttcggccagggctctcctgacagagAGAGAAACCTTAATGAGTTCGGTatgtcgccgaaaggcgagtgctgaaagatatccgcggagttgaactccatgatcggtgcccagccggattcgatgggcacgggcgcaggcggttcggagtccgtgggcggggaagaatccggcagtttggcgtcacggctcttgtgaagggtaaggtcgatactcagctcgatcgccgatgagagtgcaGCCTCTgcggcggggtctatccacccatcactggatggcgcaattggctccgatttgagggtcggagcggtcgctggtgcgatctcccgaacactgtccgatggtggagctaagtcatgctatcgtgaccgtgtggcgcactcggcaagggctcgaatccgtcgaagatcaagtctccgtggatgtcggctgtgtagttcaagtttccaaatctgacctgatagccaggggcgtagctctcaatccgctccagatggccaagcgagttggcccacagtgcggagccgccgaatacaaagatatgtccggggagaaaagtctcaccctggactgcatcgctatcgatgatcgaaggagccatcaagcctaatgatgacgacatagaggaactctcaatgaaagcaccaatgtcggtgtcaaaaccggcggatctcgggtagggggttccgaactgtgcgtctaaggcggatggtaacaggaggcaggggacacgatgttttacccaggttcgggccctcttgatggaggtaaaaccttacatcctgcttgattattcttgataatatgagtagtacaagagttgatctaccacgagatcagagaggctaaaccctagaagctagcctatggtatgattgtatgttgtcctacggactaaaaccctccggtttatatagacaccgaagggggctagggttacacagagtcggttacaaggaaggagatctacatatccgtattgccaagcttgccttccacgccaaggagagttcccatccggacacaggacgaagtcttcaatcttgtatcttcatagtccaacagtccggccaaaggatataatccggctgtccggataccccctaatccaggactccctcagtccttgtgaagtcagtgcctgtttgcattatctatttgtcttcactgtgtgactgcttgttctgattggcttcatactgtcttccatcctgatccatactgcctagctgctattagtctttgtgcctTCACTTCATtaaatacttgactatggcttgcttagtgtagtctaccttccgctgcatgttaataggttcatttctatcgattgtcttcgaaacttccatgttttgaagactttcataaaaatcgcctattcacccacctctagtcgatcactagcactttcaatctGGCTGGCATAATTGACTACGACTAATCTAAATTCTCAACAATTGTCAGAACTTGAACACTCTCTGCCCTGGGTGAATGGATAGGGTATTGACAACACCTCTAATAATGATTATTCTCTCCACAACTTTCCTTTTTTTATCAGTGCTTCAACCCTAATTAATGAACAATATTAGTCTTCACCCGTGGATGGCATTCTAGCTCGGCCCCAAAAAATGACACCAAAATCATGGAACGATGTTAGGGAAATTCTTAGATTGTTTGGCTCACATACATATAATGGTAGAATTGCAAATATCAAGAATACTATGAAACAGCGTCCAAAAAAGGAATACTATAAAACAACCACAAGAGTATATTAGTATATTATCCAGTTTTAACTGATGATTGTATGAGAAACGGAATTACACATTTTCAACTAATTTCCAGGAAGGCACCGATCGTAATAACAATTCAACTTTTAAGTTTAGAAAGAATGGATTCAGTTCTAACTCTCTTGGATGGTATCGTGTTTACAGTTAAACAATGAATTATTCATTAAAAATTGTAAACTATATCTTAGTACAGTATCCATATTTTGCCTTGCATCTGTCATATTAGTTGAACCACTCTTCTTCACTACACAAATATTGATCACATATATTTCTATGaattcccgcagcaacgcgcggggtattAGCTAGTAAAGATAAATAGGGCGAGTTGGAATCTCTGTCGGATTTCTCGAGTCGGTTTAAAATACTCAAAATTAGTCGCCATTGCACATAACTGAGGAATATACAATTCTTACACACTTCATCACCGACAAAATCCACACCGGGTTAATACTCCCTTCGTTTTTATTTAGTTCGCGTATTAGCTTTGGTCAaggtcaagttttgtaaactttGACCAATTTTATAAAcgaaaatattaacatatacgaTAACAAATCAACATCATTAGATttattattgaatgtactttcataTAGTATAAATTTGTTATAGTAAATGTTTATATTATTTTCTATAagcttggtcaaactttacaaagtttgacttcagtcaactctaatatgcggagtagataaaaacggagggagtattcaaCTTTTCCGTGATAGTCTGCAAATAATCGCACTGTTTATTATCATACGCTTTCATCATATCTATCTTCAAAGCAGAACTCGTGTTCTTCTTCGGCTTATTTATTTTCATAAAACACAAACACTCGAAAAGATAGATTATATTATTGATGATAAGTCTACCAAGCACGAAAGCATATTGTCCCAACAAAATAACATCCGAGAGCACTAATTGGAGCCTAGTAGCCATAACCTTCGACACTATCTTATAAATCACATTGCAGAGGGCTATTGATCAAAATTGAGAcaatagtgtaggattattcacCTTCGGGGCAGAACAATACATGTTTTGTTGATGGCCTCCATATCATTTTCTTTGTTCAATATTCTCAGTACCACTTGAGTGTCTTCCTCTCCATAAGGACCCCTGTGTTTATAAAGGAAAAAATGTGTCGAAAATCTATCCGGACCCGGAGCTTTTCAATGAAATCATCTGAAACATAGCACTTTTTATCTCCTGACGTGTAAGGCTTTGTTACGTCAACATTTATCATGTCATTTTTCATGGGAACCTGAAGCAACAAATCAAGGTCATCCAACATTTATCATGTCATTTATTATAGTGCAGGATTTTCTCGATGGCACGCTCGGGCTCAGCCCGTCAGGCAGTCCGGGCCGGGCTGCCCATGGCCAGGTATACTTGAGCCAAGTACTCGTTTATTTAGGCCCAGGTAGTACAAGTTCATGCAGCATGGCCAGGAAAAGAACATCCATTTTCCAGCCCAATAAGGCGTATAGCCCATGCCACCAACCGAGAACGCTTCCGAAAAAAAAAACCGAACAAGCTCTCTCCGCCGCCGCAAATGGAGGCGCTCCTCCGGTGGGCGGCAGAGCTGGGCGTATCCGACTCCCTGTCCgcgcccgcctcctcctcctgcctCGGCCGCTCCCTCGTCGTCGCTGATTTCCCTGACGCGGGCGGGTAATGAACCCAAACCCCCACCCCAGCCGCTTGCGATTCTTGGATCTCTCGGGTCCTCCTCATTATAGCTCACGGATTTTCTTCATTGCCACCTCAGGAGGGGCTTCGCGGCGGCTCGGGACCTCCGGCGCGGCGAGCTGGTGCTGCGCGTGCCCCGCGCTGCCCTGCTCACCAGCGACCGCGTCATGGCCGATGACCCCAGGATTGCTTCCTGCGTAGATGCCCATCGCCCTCGCCTCTCCAGCATCCAGGTAATGCCGTATCTTCAGGCAACGGTTCAGTTTTTATGTACTAAAACATGCTCATGTGAAATTGTTCTAGAATTTACCAAGTTTTGGGGATAAATGGGGACTAGGAGTACAATGCTTATGGTGGTTATGTCACTGAAACATTTGCAANNNNNNNNNNNNNNNNNNNNNNNNNNNNNNNNNNNNNNNNNNNNNNNNNNNNNNNNNNNNNNNNNNNNNNNNNNNNNNNNNNNNNNNNNNNNNNNNNNNNNNNNNNNNNNNNNNNNNNNNNNNNNNNNNNNNNNNNNNNNNNNNNNNNNNNNNNNNNNNNNNNNNNNNNNNNNNNNNNNNNNNNNNNNNNNNNNNNNNNNNNNNNNNNNNNNNNNNNNNNNNNNNNNNNNNNNNNNNNNNNNNNNNNNNNNNNNNNNNNNNNNNNNNNNNNNNNNNNNNNNNNNNNNNNNNNNNNNNNNNNNNNNNNNNNNNNNNNNNNNNNNNNNNNNNNNNNNNNNNNNNNNNNNNNNNNNNNNNNNNNNNNNNNNNTNNNNNNNNNNNNNNNNNNNNNNNNNNNNNNNNNNNNNNNNNNNNNNNNNNNNNNNNNNNNNNNNNNNNNNNNNNNNNNNNNNNNNNNNNNNNNNNNNNNNNNNNNNNNNNNNNNNNNNNNNNNNNNNNNNNNNNNNNNNNNNNNNNNNNNNNNNNNNNNNNNNNNNNNNNNNNNNNNNNNNNNNNNNNNNNNNNNNNNNNNNNNNNNNNNNNNNNNNNNNNNNNNNNNNNNNNNNNNNNNNNNNNNNNNNNNNNNNNNNNNNNNNNNNNNNNNNNNNNNNNNNNNNNNNNNNNNNNNNNNNNNNNNNNNNNNNNNNNNNNNNNNNNNNNNNNNNNNNNNNNNNNNNNNNNNNNNNNNNNNNNNNNNNNNNNNNNNNNNNNNNNNNNNNNNNNNNNNNNNNNNNNNNNNNNNNNNNNNNNNNNNNNNNNNNNNNNNNNNNNNNNNNNNNNNNNNNNNNNNNNNNNNNNNNNNNNNNNNNNNNNNNNNNNNNNNNNNNNNNNNNNNNNNNNNNNNNNNNNNNNNNNNNNNNNNNNNNNNNNNNNNNNNNNNNNNNNNNNNNNNNNNNNNNNNNNNNNNNNNNNNNNNNNNNNNNNNNNNNNNNNNNNNNNNNNNNNNNNNNNNNNNNNNNNNNNNNNNNNNNNNNNNNNNNNNNNNNNNNNNNNNNNNNNNNNNNNNNNNNNNNNNNNNNNNNNNNNNNNNNNNNNNNNNNNNNNNNNNNNNNNNNNNNNNNNNNNNNNNNNNNNNNNNNNNNNNNNNNNNNNNNNNNNNNNNNNNNNNNNNNNNNNNNNNNNNNNNNNNNNNNNNNNNNNNNNNNNNNNNNNNNNNNNNNNNNNNNNNNNNNNNNNNNNNNNNNNNNNNNNNNNNNNNNNNNNNNNNNNNNNNNNNNNNNNNNNNNNNNNNNNNNNNNNNNNNNNNNNNNNNNNNNNNNNNNNNNNNNNNNNNNNNNNNNNNNNNNNNNNNNNNNNNNNNNNNNNNNNNNNNNNNNNNNNNNNNNNNNNNNaacaatattcacaattttattttatttatcatcatttgtgttgagtttcattcattcatatatatatatatatatgtattgaccccccttcttcaaattagatgttccggatgcgggatgaactcctagcaccagatcgcatgcgagcaattcaagaggaattggcggcattctttcttgaccacatgatcgctgaagacggagaatactatgtggaccatgcgtccgtaatttaggagattatatttgtaagagataattattgtatatatgtagccagtagtgtcggatagatatacgagaacttgttgttcgaccaatctctcgaaGAAGGAGAGgcggtcgatatcacttctctctgtatgcatatatgttcatgacgatcttctgtttccttcgtttgcttactagctagctagcgtatgtagtcctctctatacgtatgtatagtacgtagcgtcgaccaagcacggacataagagaggacacttctctctattaattagctagctaacacaatatatgaaataCCTAAATTAATCCTCCAAAACCCCACCCCCccattaaaaaaacaaaaaccccagccacagaaatgctgacgcgtggatgcctattggttccggttggtgccaccaaccgggaccaaaggccctcctgcctaggctcagcgcacaggccacgtggaggcccatctgtcccagttctggttagaaccgggactaaagggtcagggcattagtaacgaccctttagtcccggttcaggaaccgggacaaaaggcccttatgaaccgggacaataggctcgttttctactagtggtacCGCCCAAATTGCTTTGTTCTGCCCTGGTCTTAGTGAATCCTAACTCTTAGTGAATTCGAAACATCCTTCTCGAGCATCTACTGATAGCATCCGGAACCTAAAATCTTAGATCAGATAAGTGATAGAACATGGCAAATTTGTGTTCGTTGGAGGGCAGAGGAGAATAATGTGTTTCTGACCTGT contains:
- the LOC125534071 gene encoding protein SET DOMAIN GROUP 40-like — encoded protein: MEALLRWAAELGVSDSLSAPASSSCLGRSLVVADFPDAGGRGFAAARDLRRGELVLRVPRAALLTSDRVMADDPRIASCVDAHRPRLSSIQVMPYLQATVQFLCTKTCSCEIVLEFTKFWG